The following is a genomic window from Malus sylvestris chromosome 7, drMalSylv7.2, whole genome shotgun sequence.
cgatttaatatatttatttttccatgaaaaaaaaatatgatgcTTTGTAATTTTCAGTGGTTTTATTACAAATACAACGAACTTTTTAAAAAGTCAAGTGCTAAAGTATTTAGAAATAATTTTTTCTCTATTACGTTTTTATTTTGGGagttgttattagcattccaaaaatctaatttggcactccaaactttctataattagaaagaaaaatacacttatgagaagtgtagaatgagattttgaaAGTGCTCATAATAGttccctttatttatttttttaatcgaaATGTAAATGAGCTTAAATACACAATGagcttttcatttgtttttctgGCCCATTACAAGAAAGGAGAGACATTTGCACGTAGTAAAAATACTTTAGTGCATTGAAAAAAGTCGGAATAAAAGCCGTTTtcattttcaaaagcaaaataatGTTACAAGCTTAGTACAGTTGTAGAAGGTCTACATGGTGATTAGTGATTAGTTGAAGGTGTACACATTGAAGGGGAGTTGGGTTATCATCCAAAAATCTTGTCCTACCTACTACCATCTTTCTGCCTGCTGTATTGAATCTTGGTTGATTGAATGCCCAGCGGCCGTTTGATAGACCCTTAGAATCATCCCATCAACGTCAACTGGGAGAAGCAGTTTTCGCCAGAGACACCCGGTTGAGATTACTTCTGGCGGTTGAACAATTGTAGTCATCTCATTGTTTCTATGCAACATTCCGAATACCGTCACTGAGCTGCCTTCTTGAACATACCTGCAAAAATTCGTGCAAATCTCAAGTACATAAGCTCCTAGGAAGCTCAGgttaaaatataaacaaaaccatttATGCAGTAgggtattcaattgagattgtAATGTATAATTAGGTTACCCTTCCTCCAGACGTAGTAGACGGGATTCAGATGAGAGATTTCTCTCAATTAACCATTTCCTCAAGTGAGGAGAGAGGATTCTGCATCTTTTAGTGTTGACAAGTTTGCTCTCGACAATTAGTGGGATAACTTTGCAACCAGAACCAGCTTTGACAATAGCTGTAAGACCAGACTTTTGATCGGTTAAGTAAAAGTCTGTGGAGAATCTCTGTCAGGTGGAaagccgaagaagaagaaaaaacaattatAATTCTAAGTACACAGATATTTTCCTCATGATTCAGATACTAGAATagaaatgcaaataaaaatctTAGACAAAAAGATCTGCAGAAATTTTCTTATTAtctacaaaaagaaaataatagatTCATTTGGTTGGTTTAATTACACCAGTACGTTTGAGAAGTTTCGATTTGGCAAAGTCACAAATAACTTGAAATATTAAAGCATACTAAGCATAGAAACAAACGAGAGACTTCAAATGTGTATTATTTGTACTAATTACAAATTAACCATTGGAACTAATCACTAGCCAAATATAGATTACAAGTCATACATATTATCTTCAAACTTTTTTTACCATCATCATCTTTCCTCCAATTACCTTGGGTCCTTGACCATTACAGGAAACAGTAGATGCTTAAAAATGCAGGATAAGCCATCCAAGGCAACAAAAGGGAAAGGCCTGAGGCCTTCAAACCTCGTAAAGCTTCATCGCACAAAAGACCAAGCATCACAAAAACAATGAGTGAAATCGATGTAAGCTTGCCAATGTAAAGGAGACAAAAGATAGCAAAAGACATAATCAGACAAAGCTCCCGGATAGAAGACATGAAGTTCTAATTGAGAACAATGTGCAACATACACCAAAATTTTTAGCCATGAGCAAATAAGGAGCAAAATGGGCAGCAATAAATTATTTGGACCATGTTTTTTACTCCATCGGCCAAATGAAGTCCAAAGTCGAGGTGCAAGATGATCAGAAGGATGTGGAGACTAAACTTAACATTCTGAGTACCAAGTGCCAAGTAAGCATTCCAATCGTGATAGTTAACTAAACGCATAAATTGATGCAAAGCACAAATGGACATGGAAACAAGTACAAATGATTGATCCATCTCATGGACGCAATCCACCTATTTGATCTAATTAGGACAAGCAACAGCTTGCTGATCCACATGGCAACAGAAGAGTATTCATACCTCACAATATGCTAAATGCCACTGGAAGCATGATCTCTTGACATTCCCTGGCTGTAGAGTTAATCCCCTGTATTCATATAAAAGAGTAGAGGCATAGATACAGCCGGTAGCTTTTTCATATGAAGATTCAAGGGATAGACTCCCACATGATGCAATCTGAAATCATTGGAACAACATGTTATTGTTCGTCCTCTCATATGTTGAATAAACCACATACTGAGTGACTGATGAGAAACCGGTGGAAATAACCAAGAAAAAGGGTAAGGTTAACCATGATGCATATATTACAAGTTTACAGATCAGCACATATGAGGTGCACAATCCACttgttatataattaaaaaaaattgattagaAAAACTTCTGCGAaaagtctttcaagatgatgcTATCATATACATATAAAACTAGAAAGTGAAAATGCTGCATAAACCTATTATTGCAACAAATATTGAACCATCCAAGCTCCCAAAGTCTTAATTTAGTTCCATGATACCAAacaaattttctgatttttcgCCACTTAATGTTATTCTCCAATAGTTCAGCTGCGCTTCATTCGATTTCTAAGAATAATAATTTTCCAGAACTTCAAATTATTCCTGTTTAAAATGTCAGAAACCAAACACAGGAACATACAATCTGCCCCGTATAATAAAAACATTCAAACAGAGATAACATCAACAAAACACCCCATTTTTCCCCTTTCGTTTTCCTCCAATTTCTCAGCAACCTATCACATACATCTACATTGCACTCCAACTACACATTCCCAACCTTAATATCCCAAAACCAAATCATTCCAAAAAACCCCAAAACAATTTTATTACCTTTGAAAGTAATACAGAAacccaataaaaaattataagaaaCCCATAACAACGAGCTAAAAGGGCGAGAGAATGAGCACCCCAGTAATTTTGACGAGCTGTCCGTGCTGGGCGAGGCGGAGGTCGGACTCCGGAACCGAGTCGAGGAACCAAAAGACGGCAGCTTTGGTCGCCCAGTGCCGTACATTCCAAACGACGAAGGCGGCGACGAGGGCGGAGAGCAGGAGGAAAAAGACGAAGAAGAGGGCGTTGCGGACGACAATGAGGATGAAGATTGAGACGGAGAGGCCCAGAAAAAAGATGGGTACGAGAATGTAGAGAACCAGAGACGGAATGGGCTTCAAGGCTCTGCCACCGTGGTCTCTCAGGACGCCATTAGAGAGGTCGTTCATTACTCCTCCGAGCTTTTGAGTCGGCGGTTATGCCGTTGCTCCTTCGGTTAAGCTCCCACCTTTCCTGAATCAGTGAGGACGAAGGAGAAGACAGTTGGGTAAGGTCTAAAACGCAATGCCGTTTCGACACTCAGCGGTCATACCACGCCGTTTTCTTGTGAATGTTGTATTATGTAATGAACACGGAATAGTGTTTGAGGTGTGGTGCTTTGACTGTTTTTGACTTTCACGTGAGACGACTATGTTggaattaggggtgggcaaacgggtatagGAACCGTGGGTTAGGACTGGTAATCAAGGTTTGGGATGGGTACGGGCCAGTTCCTAATTTTTTAAAGAGAAATGGGGCAGGGCGGGGCGGGGCTTTGAAATTTTAGGAGTGGGCCGGGTCTAGAAGTACAGAAAAATGGGTACCCAGACCGGCCCGTTTATAAACATAGCTCCTTCCCCAGTCACCCAACTCACCCCTCCACTCCTCgtttttatcatatttttctGTGCGAAATGAAATTTCTCTCACTACAACCAGAATCAAATTTCACCCCTCCACTCCTCGTTATCATCGTCACCAACCATGTCGCCATCGTCGAAGAAGATCACCTTAAAGAGTTCGGACGGCGAGTCGTTCGAGGTCGAGAAGGCGATGGCTCTGGAGTCGCAGACCATCAAGCACATGATCGACGACGATTGCGCCGACAACGGCATTCCTCTGCCCAATGTCAACGCAATATTTTGGCCATGGTCATTGAGTACTGCAAGAAACATGTCGACACCACCAAGCCCGACAAGAAGATCTCCCGAGGACAATCTTAAGGGCTAAGATCAGGAATTCGTCAAGGTTGACCAACCTACGCTTTTTGACCTTATTCTGGTATGTTTAAACCCCAATTTAACCttgaattttggtttaattCTTGTTCGTGATTGCTTGGTTTGATTCTAGGGTTTCAAACTTTGGGGATTCTGttgggttagggttttttttatttggggatttagggattGGGTTAGTGATTTAGGGGTTTTCTATGATGGTTTGGTATGATTTAGGGGTATTCATAGGTTTCTGTTTAAATTGGTTGATTTGTTGTTTTATTACTGATGGCTTATCTTGATATCGAATTGCTGGTGGCTTATGTTGATATCGAATTACCGGTGGCAGGACGACGAGTCGTTCGAGGTCGAGGAGGCGGTGGCGATTTGGAACTGGGTGTGGTGGCGATCTGGAGCTCTATAtcaaagccaaaaaaaaaagactcgTGGACCCGTCCCGAACCGGCCCGTTTCAAACGAGCCGGGTTAGGTCCGATTCCAGTGATTAGTTTTGCAATACTCGGCTCGGCCCCGCCCGTTTCCTTTTTAAGCGGATCCGGTCCGGTCCCTCCAAATTTGGGCCTGGCCCGGCCTGTGCCCACCTCTAGT
Proteins encoded in this region:
- the LOC126627720 gene encoding uncharacterized membrane protein At1g16860-like, which gives rise to MNDLSNGVLRDHGGRALKPIPSLVLYILVPIFFLGLSVSIFILIVVRNALFFVFFLLLSALVAAFVVWNVRHWATKAAVFWFLDSVPESDLRLAQHGQLVKITGIASCGSLSLESSYEKATGCIYASTLLYEYRGLTLQPGNVKRSCFQWHLAYCERFSTDFYLTDQKSGLTAIVKAGSGCKVIPLIVESKLVNTKRCRILSPHLRKWLIERNLSSESRLLRLEEGYVQEGSSVTVFGMLHRNNEMTTIVQPPEVISTGCLWRKLLLPVDVDGMILRVYQTAAGHSINQDSIQQAERW